One Polynucleobacter sp. SHI8 genomic window, GCAGGACTATCCATGGCCTGAAGAAAAAAGTGCTTAAAGTTCATTTGCTCAAAACGCTTGAGCCGTTGAATTATCTTTTCTTTTTGAGGTATTTCATGTTTTTGGGGCACAACATACTTAATTTCGTCAGCTTGTAATAGAACTAAATCACTTCCATCTTTGGGGCTTACACAAATCCAATCAATGCCCTTAGGGGGAATTAGAGTGCCGTTGGTCTCAATGGCAATTTCAAACTGCTCATTTTTTAATGCTTGAATCAACGCATGATCTAACTGTAAAAGAGGCTCTCCACCAGTAAAAACAACATAACGATAAGTATTGGACAAATTCATCTTTGCCCATTCTTGAGTAATGGCCTTTGCCAAATCTAGTGCCGTGGCGTATTTGCCACCACCTAAACCGTCAGTGCCATTAAAGTCAGTATCGCAAAATTGGCATATCGAGTTGAGGCGGTCTTCTTCACGCCCTGACCATAAATTACAACCCGTAAAACGGCAAAAAACCGAGACTCTTCCAGCTTGTGCCCCTTCGCCTTGTAAGGTACTAAAGATTTCTTTTACTGTATACATAGGTTCTATTTTAAACTTGAACAAGGCAATATTTTTTTAATTGATAATTCAAGCAAGTTTTTCTATTCAAAAATACTGGAAATTCATGATTCAATCTGATCCTACTTCCCATATCAAAGTTAGTATTCATCAGCATATCTTAGAGATAGAAATTGACCGTCGAGAGAAAAAAAACGCTCTTACTTCTACCATGTACCAGTGTCTTAAGGATGCAATTCATCATGGGGAAGCCAATCCAGAAGTTCACGTAATTTATATCCATGCTCAAGAAGATCTTTTTACTTCGGGTAATGACTTGAATGAATTTATTAATCCCAGTCAAGCGGACGCATCGGCAGCCTTTGATTTTTTAAAAATTATTGCCAATTGTCAAAAACCTTTGGTGGCTGCCGTTGGCGGAAAAGCGATTGGCATTGGCACTACCCTACTTCTGCATTGTGATTTTGTCATTGCTACTGAGGATGCACAATTTCAACTACCTTTTGTCAATCTAGGATTGAGTCCAGAAGGAGCATCAAGCTATATATTGCCCTTAATCGCTGGGTCAAAATTAAGTAATGAACTGTTGATGTTAGGTAATTATTTTGATAGTGAAACAGCTTATCGAGCTGGGATTATCAATCAAATTTGCGCCAAAGAACAATTACTGACTAATGCTCTAGAAGTCTGTCATCAATTAGCCATGAAACCAATTAATGCACTGCAGTCGAGTAAGAGATTATTAAAAAAACATCATATCTCTGCAATAAATGAAACTATCGAGAATGAATTTAATGAGTTCATCAAGTTATTGCAACAACCTGCTGCTAAGGAAATTCTTCTGGCCTTTATAGAAAAAAGATCCCCTAACCGAGCGCTTTTTAAACCCTCATCTACAGCATAAAAATGACGATATCGAGTATTCCTGATGGTTTTGAACAACATACAATGTCTGCAACAGCAGAAAAATTTTTAACTTTATTGGGTCCTTGGTACTACAAAGATCATATTCATGAAGATGGTCATCATGAAAAAATATTTGGTATCTTGATTGAAGATAAACATACGAATATTTGGGGTTCAGCACATGGTGGAATGTTGATTTCGATGGCAGATTCTGCATTAGGATATAACTTATCTAGAGCAACGGATCCACCACAAAAGCTGGTGACAGTCCACTTGAATTCAGATTTTATTGCAAGCCCTAAACCGGGTGACTGGGTTCATACAGAAATAAAAATTCATAAAATTGGTGCCAAAATGAGTTTTGCAGATTGTTATTTAAAAGTAGGTGAAAAGTTAATACTGCGCACAAGTGGAGTTTTTACTATGTTGCAGCGCTTGCAAAGAGTTAGTTCATAAAAGAGATTAGGAATAGAAAATGAGTCATTTTTATTATTGGGAAGATTTTTTTAAAGGTCAAGTTATCCATTGTGGACCGATGACCATAACGGAGTCGCAGATTTTGGAATTTGCCAGTCAGTATGATCCTCAGCGTTTTCACGTCAGTAAGGAAGATGCCGAAAATACAATTTTTAAAGGCATCATCGCCAGTGGTTGGCAAACGGGTTCTTTTATGATGCGAATGGTATGCGATAAGTTTATGACGAACTCCTCATCGATTGGCTCACCTGGACTTGATAGCCTTAAATGGATAAAACCCGTTCGACCTGGTGATACTCTAAGAACCGTAGTAGAAGTCCTCGATACTCGGGCCCTGAATAGCAAACCTCATCTTGGCATGATTCAATCAACATGGAGTTGCTATAACCAACATGATGAACTAACCACAAGTATCGAAGCTTGGAATATGTTTGAGAAACGTCCAAGTGCAAAATAGCTAATGAATAAATTACACGTATTAACCAATAAATCAGAGTTAAAAAAAGAACAGTTACACGATAAAATCGTCATCGTTCTTGATATCTTGATTGCAACTACGTCGATAGTGACCGCAATGGCAAACGGCTGTGGGCAGATTATTCCAGTGAGAAATTATGAACAAGCATTAACTTTGAAAAACAATCCTAGTTACCAAAGTTATAAGTTTTCAGGAGAACTTAACGCGGACACTTTATTTGGCTTTATTCAACCAACACCCATCGCACTTTTGAGGTCAGGCATGGAAAATTGTCATTTAGTGTATTGCACGACAAATGGAACAGTAGCTTTAAATGACTGCAAAACTGCAAAGAAAACATTGGTAGGTTGCCTTCTCAATGCTCAGTCGATTGTTCAACATGTTATGAATGATTGGCAAGAAGAGACGATTCTCATCGTCTGTTCAGGTTCTAACGACCAGTTTAATATCGAAGATTTTTATGGTGCAGGATATTTTGTAGAGACTTTTCTAAATCACCATCGTGGAATTGATTTAGAACTATCTGATAGTGCAAAGGCCGCACAGTTATTTCACGGTAGTGGATCAGCTATTGATTTATTGAATACTTCTCGAGTTGGGAAAATGTTAAATGATAGAAGTTGGAGTGAGGAGCTAGTTTTTGCTGCTCAAAAAGACATCTATCCAGTAGTGCCTTATTTAACTCCTGAAGGAAAAGTTGAGTTAATTTAAGTAATGATTTTGCTGCAAGCAATAACCATGAATTGAACATGACTACCCAAACAAATTATCATCAATGAAATAATGATTTAACCAGCATGTGTATATATTGAATTGCTAGCAAATAAAGGAATAATATATGGGACTCACGCATTTCGAGACTAACAATCACGTAGCATTAATTACCATGAACCACCCACCTGTCAATGGTTTGGGCTATGACCTACGAGTTGCAATTATTGATGGAATCCGTCAAGCAGTTGAAAATCCAAATATTCAAGCAATTATAATTACTGGCTCTGAAAAATCATTTTCAGGTGGAGCTGATATTAAGGAATTTGGCACTGTGAAGGCCATTACTGAACCACATCTACAATCTGTGATTCGAGTCATTGAAAATAGCCCTAAACCAGTGATAGCAGCAATTCAGGGAGTCTGTATGGGTGGTGGTATGGAATTAGCTCTAGGTTGTCATTACCGAGTAGCTAGCCCCAATGCATCAGTAGCTCTTCCAGAAATCAAACTAGGTCTAATACCTGGTGCTGGTGGTACACAGCGAATGCCTAGAGTCATTGGCGTAGAAAAAGCCCTCAACTTTATTCTTTCTGGAGACCCTGTTCCTGCTATTGCTTTTAAAGGAACACCTTTGTTAGACGCTATATTTGAAACAGACTTCATCCCATCTGCGATTCAATTTGCTGAACAAGTCATTGCAGAAAAAAAGCCACTAAAAAAGATTCGAGATATACGAATTCAATATCCAGAGCATGAGGCTTTTTTACAATTTTCAAGAAATACAGTAAAAACAGTTGCCGCACCCTATCCTGCTGCTTTAAAAGTGATTGATGCAATTTCTGCTGCAATTACCTTAACCTTTGAGCAAGGGATTGCCAAGGAGCGTGAGTACTTTTTAGAATTAATGAATACCTCCGTCTCGCGTGCTATGCGTTATGCATTTTTTGCTCAAAGAAACACGAGTAAGGTTGCAGATATTCCGAGTGATACGCCATTACGTGACATTAAGCATGTTGGCATTATTGGTGCTGGAACGATGGGTGGCGGTATTGCTATGAACTTTGTTAACGTCGGAATACCTGTAACGATTGTAGAGTCCTCACAAGAAAAACTCGCGAAGGGATTAGGTATTATTCAAGCCAATTATGAGAGTTCAGTCAAAAAAGGTAAGTTAACACCTGAAAAACTTCAACAAAGAATGAGTTTGATTCAACCATCCTTGTACTATCAAGATTTAAGTCAGGTGGATTTAGTGATCGAGGCTGTATTTGAAGATATTGGGGTAAAAAAAGAAGTATTTAAGAAGTTAGACTCCATTGTTAAACCAGGGGCGATTTTGGCTTCCAATACTTCCACGCTAGATGTAAATCAGATAGCTCAATTTACAAGTCGTCCACAAGACGTCATTGGAATGCATTTTTTTAGTCCCGCAAATGTTATGCAACTTGTTGAGGTTATTCGTGGCGATCTTACTTCAAAAGATGTGATTGCTACTGTGATGAAGTTATCCCAAAAATTGAAGAAAACTCCAGTGATTTGTCGAGTTTGTGATGGTTTTATTGGTAATCGAATGGTAGAGCAGTATTTAAGAATGGCTGGTTTTTTACTAGAGCAAGGTGCAACTCCATTGCAAATTGATAAAGCTTTAGAGAATTTTGGTATGGTCATGGGGCCATTTCGAATGAGTGATTTAGCCGGTAACGATATTGGTTGGGCTATACGAAAACGTCGTGTAATTGAGCAACCTGAGGTTAAGTACTCAGCATTTGCAGATCAGATCTGCGAAGCTGGACGATTTGGCCAAAAAACTGGAAAAGGTTGGTATCTCTATGAAAAAGGTAACCGCAAGCCTATTCCAGACCCTGAACTAGAACAACTCTTGGTTGAATTTAGAGCAAAAAAAGGCATTCAAGCTCGAAAGATTTCGAGTGAAGAAATTGTTCAATATTGTATTTTTGCGTTGATTAACGAGGGTGCTCGAATCCTTGAGGAAGGTATCGCTCAAAGAGCATCGGATATCGATATTGTCTATCTCACAGGTTATGGTTTTCCTGTCTATCGTGGTGGTCCTTTGAAGTATGCTGATGAAATTGGTTTGTTTCAAGTCATTCAAGTTTGCTTGAAATTCTATGAAAGTAG contains:
- a CDS encoding MaoC family dehydratase yields the protein MSHFYYWEDFFKGQVIHCGPMTITESQILEFASQYDPQRFHVSKEDAENTIFKGIIASGWQTGSFMMRMVCDKFMTNSSSIGSPGLDSLKWIKPVRPGDTLRTVVEVLDTRALNSKPHLGMIQSTWSCYNQHDELTTSIEAWNMFEKRPSAK
- the queE gene encoding 7-carboxy-7-deazaguanine synthase — its product is MYTVKEIFSTLQGEGAQAGRVSVFCRFTGCNLWSGREEDRLNSICQFCDTDFNGTDGLGGGKYATALDLAKAITQEWAKMNLSNTYRYVVFTGGEPLLQLDHALIQALKNEQFEIAIETNGTLIPPKGIDWICVSPKDGSDLVLLQADEIKYVVPQKHEIPQKEKIIQRLKRFEQMNFKHFFLQAMDSPAKDQHLQLAVELCKERPIWRLSIQQHKYLNLP
- a CDS encoding 2-phosphosulfolactate phosphatase, with amino-acid sequence MNKLHVLTNKSELKKEQLHDKIVIVLDILIATTSIVTAMANGCGQIIPVRNYEQALTLKNNPSYQSYKFSGELNADTLFGFIQPTPIALLRSGMENCHLVYCTTNGTVALNDCKTAKKTLVGCLLNAQSIVQHVMNDWQEETILIVCSGSNDQFNIEDFYGAGYFVETFLNHHRGIDLELSDSAKAAQLFHGSGSAIDLLNTSRVGKMLNDRSWSEELVFAAQKDIYPVVPYLTPEGKVELI
- a CDS encoding 3-hydroxyacyl-CoA dehydrogenase NAD-binding domain-containing protein, giving the protein MGLTHFETNNHVALITMNHPPVNGLGYDLRVAIIDGIRQAVENPNIQAIIITGSEKSFSGGADIKEFGTVKAITEPHLQSVIRVIENSPKPVIAAIQGVCMGGGMELALGCHYRVASPNASVALPEIKLGLIPGAGGTQRMPRVIGVEKALNFILSGDPVPAIAFKGTPLLDAIFETDFIPSAIQFAEQVIAEKKPLKKIRDIRIQYPEHEAFLQFSRNTVKTVAAPYPAALKVIDAISAAITLTFEQGIAKEREYFLELMNTSVSRAMRYAFFAQRNTSKVADIPSDTPLRDIKHVGIIGAGTMGGGIAMNFVNVGIPVTIVESSQEKLAKGLGIIQANYESSVKKGKLTPEKLQQRMSLIQPSLYYQDLSQVDLVIEAVFEDIGVKKEVFKKLDSIVKPGAILASNTSTLDVNQIAQFTSRPQDVIGMHFFSPANVMQLVEVIRGDLTSKDVIATVMKLSQKLKKTPVICRVCDGFIGNRMVEQYLRMAGFLLEQGATPLQIDKALENFGMVMGPFRMSDLAGNDIGWAIRKRRVIEQPEVKYSAFADQICEAGRFGQKTGKGWYLYEKGNRKPIPDPELEQLLVEFRAKKGIQARKISSEEIVQYCIFALINEGARILEEGIAQRASDIDIVYLTGYGFPVYRGGPLKYADEIGLFQVIQVCLKFYESSKDPFWLPAKLLQDSLTQMKTLTGS
- a CDS encoding PaaI family thioesterase, with the protein product MTISSIPDGFEQHTMSATAEKFLTLLGPWYYKDHIHEDGHHEKIFGILIEDKHTNIWGSAHGGMLISMADSALGYNLSRATDPPQKLVTVHLNSDFIASPKPGDWVHTEIKIHKIGAKMSFADCYLKVGEKLILRTSGVFTMLQRLQRVSS
- a CDS encoding enoyl-CoA hydratase-related protein, encoding MIQSDPTSHIKVSIHQHILEIEIDRREKKNALTSTMYQCLKDAIHHGEANPEVHVIYIHAQEDLFTSGNDLNEFINPSQADASAAFDFLKIIANCQKPLVAAVGGKAIGIGTTLLLHCDFVIATEDAQFQLPFVNLGLSPEGASSYILPLIAGSKLSNELLMLGNYFDSETAYRAGIINQICAKEQLLTNALEVCHQLAMKPINALQSSKRLLKKHHISAINETIENEFNEFIKLLQQPAAKEILLAFIEKRSPNRALFKPSSTA